TGACGCTTGTTGGACTTTTCATTTCTAAGATCGCCTTGCCtttatctgggtttacttcAATCCCCCTTGATGTTATCATAAAGCCCAAAAACTTTCCCCCTTGGATCCCAAACGAACATTTCTCAGGATTTAGCTTCATTTGATATTTTCTTAGCTGAGCAAAGGCTTCCTTAAGATCGTCGCCATGATCCTTTGACTTGGACgacttaacaatcatgtcatctacatacacttccatatttcttccaacttgttttgaaaagattttatccATGAGGCGTTGGTAGGTGGCTCCagcatttttcaaaccaaagGGCATTGTTttataacaataattcgcctggtTAGTCATAAACGCcgtactttcctcatccgaaggatgcatcatgatttgattgtagccagaataggcatccatgagacttaaaagttcgttGCCAGAAGCCCCGTCTACcaacttatcaacattgggaagaggatatgagtctttgggacacactttgttcaggcttgtgtaatccgtgcacattctcCACTTTCCATTAGCTTTCTTGACCATCACAACGTTGGCGAGCCAGgttgggtactgcacctcacgaATGAATTGTGCCTTGATCAACTTCTCAGTTTCTACTTGAACcgccttgttcttttcatcgCTCATCcgtcgccttggttggatgactggtTTTGCTCCTGCCCGTATCGCCAACTTATGAGTGATTACGTTGGGATCAATTCCTGGCACGTCATTGATTGTCCATGCAAAAAGATCTAAATTCTCACCCAACAGGGTGATCaatctttcttcttgttcttttgtTAATCCGCTACCGATTTTCAGAACTTTATCCTTGATTTGTGCTGATTTTGTTTCCTCcaaaggttgtgggcggaaatcatcagcgtcatctcttggatccaaactaaATCCTTCATGTGGAAAAATCTCCGTGATATGGTGgctttccttggcggccttttTCCCATAAAGAGCCACACTGCGAAGGTAACACTCCCTTGCTGCACTTTGATCCACTCGAAGGACTCCCACCTTCCCATTACAGGTCGGGTACTTAACAGTTAAATGCGCTGTTGAAATTATAGCACATAACTTGTTGAGGGTGTcccgccccaagagtacgttgtaattggccCTACATGCCAATACCAAATACTTCACCTGAATTTTTTTGACAAAATCCCCCTCGTCAAAAGCCGTCGATATTTCAACATATCCTCGCACACTGACTCGGTCCCCTGTAAACCCCACCAAGGTTCCAGTATAAGGTTTCAAATTCGACTCCTTCAACCCCAGGCGCTCAAAGGCGTCCCCATAAATGATGTCCGTCGAAGATCCTTGATCCAAAAACACTTTTTTTGTCATgtaattgttgaccctgattgTCACTACAATCGGATCATTTTCATGAGGAATAACGTGTGCAAAATCTTGAGGGGTGAAAATGATGGGAGAGTGATTCAACCAGCACTCGCCCTCATACACCTCATGCACCGAATGAACAGCCGCCACGTACCGCTTTCTAGCCTTGCTTGAAATAGCGCCTCCTCCGAATCCTCCTGCAAtcgatgagcattccccaacagggtcgcccaactcttccactATCTCTTTTCCTTTCCCCCTGTCCCCCTGAGTTACCTTAGTGGCCTCTGATGTTGCTGCTTCTTTAACAAAATTTGCCAGATCGCCAGCCTTGATCAACCTATCAATCTCCCGCctcaagttccaacaattatctgtggTGTGCCCCAACGTTTTGTGATACTCACACCATCGGTTTGTATCCACATTGGCTGGTGGTCGCCTAGGAGGCGGCGGGTATTGCACCGTATTTGTTTGTGCAACTGCCTTTAAGATAGTGCTTAGAGGGGCATTCAATTTAGTAAGTGGAACAGGAGTTGGCAAAGAGTGTGCTTTCGGTTCACCATACTGTCAAAACTAAGAACGATATGGCACATGAAATGGCGAAACAAGGCTTCCGCTCAATGAGAGAAGAACGCGTCCTCGAAGATTGTTCAGCACCTTATGCAAAGCACGAGAGTATTCTGCAAAAGGGAGAATCCATGATCATTGAACTTGCTAAGGAGCTAAAGCTCTAGTATAGAAGATAATTCAAGTCATTGCCCCCCCTTGTTGACCAGCCGGGGCTGCCGCGGTACCTTGGGGATTCCTATGCCACGTATTCTGGAACCCGGGCTTGGTATTTTGATAGGGGCCGGGTCTTGGAATACGAGGAGTTTGATCTACCCGTGTATCCTTTCCAGTCTTGTTCTTTTCCTGAGAAACTCCGCCAGGCTGGACATGTTTTCTCCCCTCCTCCCTTTCTTGCTTCTTTtgatcatcttgctcaatcaaaatgaattcctgaacgcgggcacgaagatccatcatgtccTTAGTCGGTCGCCTAGTCAAATCTCGGTTTAAATCACCCGCCCtgaggccatttttgaaagacgccagGCAGACATCCGGATTGTCTTCCTCCAATTGAACCGCCATTTTACTGAATCGCGCCAtgtagttcttgagcttctcccctggctgttgatgtatgctgataaggtcaaacatggttgccttggtagttttattggcggagaattgagttaagaatttCGTGGAAAAATctgtaaaattgtcaatggaaAAGGGCGCTTGTcggatgaaccattgcatcgccatccccttgAACGTTGACGGTAACAAtctacacttcacctcatctgttgctccgccaataaccatttttgtgttaaagtaacgcaagtgttccatggggtcagagtcgcctgaaaaggcgtccaaagccatcgtttgcagatgctttggtATACCCACCCttgtgatggcgggaacaaaaggctggaaCTCGACAACGTCCTCGGCCTCgagccgttgttcttgcttatagtcttgtcgctgggttaaatactccacctgggcttgcaactgctcgttctggctttgtactttttgcaaagtatccaacatttgttgcaaggccgccggagtgattcTCGTCACTATTTCTGGTGCTTTTCTCGGAATGCTGTTTTTGAGGTCGTCCATATTCACGTATTCAGGCGgcgctgatcgtcgcctgactcctAGATCTAAtctagctatcagatctgaaggtctccccggagctgcattcaccaacgacaccggtgactgcgccaccgagtgaaccccttccgaagaagcctcctgctccggctcttgAGGTACTTCATGGTTGTTGTAtcgtccgccgccgcggccgccgtgacgaccaccacccctccggcgatgatcgcggcggCCCACACCACACGAACGggtttccatggatcttaaaGCTCACCCTCTACGTCAAGTAGTAGATCGAGGTaagacccacagacggcgccaatgttctgtactagggagatctgacgtaagagactgacagaaagtaaaccctagcagagtactagaaatatcataaaaggaatattctcattaaatgttcaaaaggtactttttacaaggtgttgacctctccttttatagagggagtgatcatgatgtggacttttactgtacttgggcctgacaaccggggcccaagcctctatacatataagacaaatctaaaggaatcttccaacTGGCGTGTGGGCTTGTCCAAAGGAAGGGCGGGATTCGATGTTGTTCCGCaaaccccgccatggctgctttcgttcatctaaatgcttgATTTGGGTGGGAATAAGGGAtccttatgtcccgcccagtccagtaATCAATTGTCACTTATAGTTACATGTTGTTGTCTAAAGGGTTAAAGTTCCGTTGTGCTTTGTATGGAAAAAAAAGGTTAATAGTCAAATTAGTCACAGAGTTTGTAGGAGATTTATATTTTAGTCTCTTTgagaaaaatgacgtttagtggtAGTAAAAAACCGTCAGTGGTAGTAAAAAACCGTCAGTAATTGTAAAAATGACGGTCATAAGCACCATTTTTGCtaagagggactaaaatcaaactcacttacaaactcagggactaatttgaccattaaccctaaaccgaaaaaataaaaatagcagACAAAAAAAATTCCTCTTAAACAAATGCATCTAAACAGATTATTAGTACCTTTTCTATATTCTCCATCATGACACCTTTAACTTGATAAAAAATATGAGCTTTCACCTTTGAAAGCTTGCTTATCTCTTCAAGATAACCAACACAATATTAcatataggcttaaataagtttttggtccctaacctttatcaaatgcttggttttcgtcccttgccggagcaaaggtgggttttagtccctaacctttgccaaaaggtttggttttcatccctccggagctTTGGGTCAACGCCGAAGCTCCGGTGAcccatgtggcaatgccacatgggattaatgaggccaggtgttatttttattttatttttttaaaaaaaggaaattaactCAGTAATTAAAAACCCTTAACTCACTAATTAACCtcctttttaattaattaaagccCTCACcaatatttcttcatcatcatcatccttccTCATCTACTGAacccagcaacaacaacaacagacccCTCCCATATTTCTAGATCCTTCCTCCCAAATCATTCAACGCCAAACACAACACCAAAACCAAATCTTCAACAACAGCAATAACAAGagcaatttttctttttggatAAGCCAATTTGTATATAAAAAAGCACAAGAAGTGCCAAACCAAGTAAATGTACAGACTCaagagaaaaggaagaaaacgCCAAGACCAATTACAGGGGAAAAACATAGCTAATGAGAAACATAAAAGAGAAACATAGTCAAAATAGGGGGTGGGGGAACACTGTATCAGCACATGAGTACCAATTTACCAAGGCCTTCATTGGTTCCTAATGACTCCCTCCAACTTGTGCCTCACAAAGCCCCATCACCAATTTCTCTCTAACCTTCTCCTTCGTTCTGTGAAGCCAAGAACAACCATGTTTCCTCACATGGATTTTTCTATTCCTCAATTTGAAAACCCAAACAATTTGGCCTTCCAAACGCAGCGTTTTGGTGTGCCTTTGCGTCATCATCTTCGCCTACAACCCATTAACCTACCAAACAACATGTTTGTGACAAAGATCCAGGATTTCGTCCTTGTTCCTGAAATCGGAGGAAGAGACGAACGTCGAGGTGGCTTGGTGCGGTGATGCAAGCTTTAGTGGAAATCGCGTCGCCACCACCATCTTCGTGGAGGCCAGCCACCGTAGTTTCCAGATCTGGGTTGGGGCTTTGAGAGATGGGGTTTCGAATGGATCTGGGTTGGGGCTCTGAGGATGCCATAGCCATGGGTTTTGACAGTGAATAAAAGGTTGGATTTGGGGGAATGGGTTGTTAAAAAATGCGATTTTGAGGAAGAATCAGTGGCTGCTGCTGGTCTTGTGGGATTTGAGCGAGTGAAGAGGATTGTTGCTGGGTGAGGTTGGATTGTGGGATTTGAAGATggggaaggaggaggaagacaCTGAATCTGGATCCTATTTttaatctgttttttttttaaataataataacacctggcctcattaatcctatgtggcattgccacatgggccaccggagctccggtgtTGACTCAGAGCTCCGAAGAgatgaaaaccaaaccttttggcaaaggttagggactaaaacccacctttgctccggcgagggacgaaaaccaagcatttgataaagattagggaccaaaaacttatttaagccttacaTATATGTTCCTTCAATTGTTTCTCCGCAGAGAGCTTGACACATTAGCCAAACCCAAAATACTATCAATGCACCAACTTAAACTTTATAGAACACAAGCTTAACACATAAGTTCCTTATTAAGGTTGTTGGCAGGAGCTGTAGCAGTCTTTCCACCACCATAGTTTGACACGAAGTCATACTTGACACAACCTATAAAAGCCATGGGCACCTGCCTTGAATGGTAACGCTTCAGCCAAAGATGCATCACGAGTGGTTGGATTCCTGAATATTATAGCAGCTAACTCTGATTGTGACTTGTGTCCATCAACATGACTTTATTTCTTCAAATGCTTATTGTACTGAGACTTTTTGTCCATGTCTCCTCGCAGCTCCATCGACAAGGTTCAGATTAACGCAACAAACTTCTAGCAATAGAGTAAGATCTGTTGATACAAGAAAACATTTTATTAAGTAATTATTACTAAATATTAATAGAGTATTAACCCTTCAATACGTTACTGATAGGATGATGGACGATAATAAATTTCAATAATAGATAATTATCAAGTTTTGAGAAGACAAAAAGACATGTAAAAAGGTTAAAGATGCAAAGAAAGAGTTGTGAAGGAAGGGAAAAGCTCACACGTCATTCTAAAATTTGAAATGGAAAATTCATGTGAGACTAAAGAGATGAGTTGTTAGCGCTTTGAAATTTATATACTATAATAAATAAATGTAGATAACGTATATTAGCTATAAATGACTCAATCTCATAGGAATGAAAACAACCCCAATCTCAGAAATACAACAAGAACTTtgttaatttataatttatcatTAGCAAACCTTACATATGCCATCAATTCTATATCCTTAGTAGAGATGGAAGTAGGTTAGGCCACTGACAGAGACCTTTGGTAGAGAACCGGACTCTTTTTTCCTCCAAACTCGTATGTATTATAATTGTTCTCTATTAACTTCAAGGTCATTCTCAATCTTCCCATATAGTTTCTGGTGGAAGTGGGCAGTGCTGCTGTTCGCATCCAAACAATAAGATCCTCTTGTTCACTCAACTGGTGCATGCCACATGATAACAAATTAAAgattaatttttcaaatatCAAAAAGATCAGTATAAGAGGATTAATTGGTTTACGTGTTGAAAGTGTAAAAAAGTAAtccttaattttatttaattacaaTTTAGCCCCTATCATAATGACAATCATCTTGCAGCACCACCATTCCTctgtttttttataggaaaatgttagttgttagtaatgctAGTAAATAGTTCATTCACCAGTCTTGACTCTTACAAATTTCATTCCCTCCAACCGttatgtctcataactcttacTATTTGAGCTAACCCTTGGGGACATCATCCCTCTGCCGTGACATGGTACACCTCCTCTATCACTGAGGAAATTACCATGGCACAGGAGGAGGGGATCCATttgtcatgctcatctctagcCATTCGTCGCAAGCAACCACAATCTTTAATTATAGCCCTTGTCGAAGTTGACTCAGGACAAGATCAAGATAGTAATTGTGGAAGTGTTGTTGTACGGCCTAATGATATAGCCTCAAGGACCATATCACTTTTATAATATAGTGTCCTTGGGACTCCGATCCCAAGCCTAGAAACCTCGTGCGACAACCCCTTCGAGTTCATCTCCACCTTTATTTTTCGTCCCCAAGACCACCTACAACAAGCTCACATGAGACAGTGCTGCCACCGCCCCTGGCCTCATCTTCGCCTCCATCGCCCCCGCAACTGCCTTCCACAAAAAACAGATTCGAGTATCAAATCCCATTTTTTCCAAGGGGCGCCTAACACAAATTATAACAAACCAAGTGGAGAAAGTAGAATTATACTAAGACAAATTCATCAGGTAGCCGATGCACAATTTTGTTCATTACAATTCAATGATGTATAAATGTTTTTTACAAATGAAAGTAAACCGATTCAAACACTCAATAAATTTTGAACAATTTCATCAAATGTAAAAATATTCACTCTGTTTCATACTATCCActtaaagagaaaaagtttgtttTACAATAACTGTCAACTTAAAATTTCAATGgagtattaattgatatttttacaTATAATGCCCTTATGAGaataataaatgaggagagaaaAAAGTACAATGTAAAAGATAAAATAGGAAACACATGatatgttttaaaaagttaacaaaattaattactcAAAATATAATGTTTGATATTTAGATCCTCGCCCTCCATTTTCCTGAACCTGGGGAACGCGCATGATTGAAGAGACGTGACAGTCGCGAAGTGCGCCGCCCACAGGTACGAGGTGACATCCTCGACACCCTCGAACCCCACGCTTAAATAAACGAGTGACATGGACACGGCCACTGCACCCTTAGTATACACTCTGATCTAGATGCCCCTCACCATTCGATCTGAACCCCAAGAAGATCGAAGGGATTCCAGCAAGGACTCTATAAGGGAGGTAAAGCGAGACGTTGACAATACCTCAGCATCCCCGACCTCGTCCTATTTAAAGAGATCAAGTAGAGGGAGAAATGTATGTTCTGTAGTCTTCAAATGGTTTAAAATCATCTTCATTTCCCTTGCTGACTTGGATGTCGGAATGTCCTTGCAGGTACTACCGGCAGGAAGGCTTCAGTCCCTCATCTCCACTGTGAAGAATTGTAAAGCCAGAGCCAACCACATTGAGTATTTACCGTTGTTGATTTGGAAACTTATTTGAGGGATTGCTTGGATATAGTATgattaaaccctaaaccctaattttATAAAAGTGATGTCCAATTTTTCAACCTTGAAGTTCTAAAAATTGATGGAGAATGAAAAAAGTCTAGGAAGAAGCATGAGATATAGTCACAAATTTTAGTCATtacttaataaattttattattcATGGTTACAAACCGAATTTATAAATGGTATATACAAATACtgaaggcttaaatatgttggaggtccctctaaaataggggtacTTTGGTTTAGGCCCCTACAAATTTTTTGTGTGGGGAATACACCCCTATTTGGAAAATAATATGGAGGGATAAGCCCTCACGTTACAAGAATCGTTAGTTTTCTAACGGAGAACGACGTGACAGCCACATCACCAGGTCAGGTCATCATTGTTGCCAAGTAAGCACATGAGCAaatgtttaaaataaaaaaaaatatgtaaccAGGATTCGAACACAAGGCCTGCAACTTAAAATTAAAGATACTTACCACAAGACCTGTGTTCGAATccaggtttttttttattttaaacattTGCTCATGTGCTTACTTGGCAACGTTGATGATGTGGCCTGATGATGTGACTACAACGTCATCCTCtgttaaaaaactaacaattCTTGTAACGGTGGCGGGCTTATCACTCCATATTATTTTTCAAGTAGGGATGtattccaaaaaaaatattttgtaggGGCCGAAACCAAAGTACctctattttagagggacctccaacatatttaagccaataCTGAATGAAACTTTGTTGTCTCAAATGAGCTTACATGGTGGCTTTATTATACACAACCAATCACACGTGACATAATCACATGATTATTTCATatgttcttattttatttttccatcccATGAAAGCCAATCATACATAGTTTCATGATCACTCATTTTTGTTCCTCAAGGCATTAATGTGCGATTTCCCCTGTAGCATGTCTGAAAAGTATCTTTTGTAGAAATCTTCTACACTGATTCTATTGAACATTGCAGGTCTTTCAGGGGTGACAAGGCTCGGTGCTGGACCTATAAATGCATTTAATCTTGGAGTCTGAAATGTGGCAATGGAAATCCTCTCCTTCTCAGAGTTCACTGTTGCTCGATGTTCGATGCTTCGATAAATACCATTAGTCATTATCTGCCAAACAATTAAAAAACCTTAAAATCAAATCCTTAAATTGCTAAAATATAATTACTTATGTCACATGAAAGAAAAAGGACTTGTGAATGAGTTTGCACTAGTTACCTCCAACGAGTCTCCAACATTGATGATAAAAGCATTCGGGAGAGGTTTAACAGGAATCCACCTTCCATCTTTTCTTACTTCAAGGCCTACAATTTCATTAACTTGGAGAAGGAGGGTTAGGATAGAACTATCAGAATGAGGATTGAGTCCCATAACTTTTTCTGGTTGGGGACATGGAGGGTAGTAATTCATCCTCATTGCTTGATGACATCCTTCTTCAAATAGCTCTGGCAATTCACTTGGTTGAAACTTTAGAGCTTTTGCCATAAACTCAAGGATTGTGACATAGAGATTTTTCAGTTCCAAGGCATACCTCTCTAGATGATCTCTgcaatggaattttttttcttgttaatTGCAAATGAAATCAATGATATATTGTAATTAAGACAAACAATTAGCATGCACGCAAACAAGCAAACCTGAATGGCTGAGGAAGATTTGGAAACAAGTGAGGATTTCTTATGTTTTGTGGGAGAGTGACAATAAAGAATAAATCTGCCCATTCTAATTTGGTTTCCTCGGATGCAATGAACATCTGGCCAAGTCCCTCTATCTCCCCTGGTTTCTGCGAAAATACTTTCTTCTCCTCCTTTGGAAGGTTGAAGAACTTTTGAACATCCATCTTCATTTTTTCCACCAATGAAGGATTGACTCCATGATTGATCAGCTGACAATAATtccaaaacataaaataaaattcctttGTGAAATATGTGAGTATGCGAATGGGAGGAGAGCTTTTGTAGCAACTATGAGGCGATACTATTTTAATTATGAAGCCAGAATCAATTCAAGGAAGAGTTTCTAGGTAGATTCTGAGTGTTAAATTGATTGTAGTAAAATagagttgatccaaacatactaATAGTCTGtcgcaaatatatatatatatatatatatatatatatatatatatatatatatataatataaaagtcTAGGGcggcttattaaaaaaaaaagtctagaGCCGTTTAACTATTATTATACTCAtgagttaatttatttttatatacctattattatattatactcTTTATCTCTTTTATTATCTTTGACTCTTAAATTTTCCTGTCACCAGGGACGTCTCCAGCATCTTTCCATTTGAGGGtcagaataaaattataaaaaatctaCAAAACTTTTAAAGGGCCGGACTAAgaataaaaatagtaaaatacatATAGTCCAAACAAAAGTTAAAATTTGTGATATACAACAATTTAACTTTCAATAATATGcatttggattttttttgtCTCTTATCATAATATATAATGTGTAACAAGGAGTTGtaacatataaatataatttaatattattttgttcttaACTAATTTGGATGGAATTGTACGTTTTTTTAACTAGTGCAAATgacaataaaaagaaaaacaacaatAATCCAAACCTGGAAGAAACCCCATTCTTTGCATGCATGGTCAAGCCTCTCTAGCTCAGTTCCATCATCCTCAGAAAACAATTTATTGAAATCAATGACTGGAACTTGTGGTAAAGAGATTGTATTGAATATAACAGGAGGCTCTTGGTTTGGACGAACATATTGTTCAGGAACTTTGGTGATGGGTTGCTTTGCAAGTTCTTGCACTGAAGGAACCGCCAGAGATGTTGCAAGCTTCGTGACCATTTCTCTATCCATAGTTTCAAATTAAGTCCAATTAGCTAGCTAGAATGATATTAATTTCTCTGATGAAAGTATGTATCTCCTTAGCTCGCTAGGcttgatttgatttcatgagTGATGTGTCCATATATATAGGGAAGTGCAACTCAGTTTTCAACTCTTTCGTGCATGGAATCCATAtccatattaaaaattaaaaactgttCCAATTCGACGTACTTGTTCAAACGCGTGTTTCACTTGATCAGATAATTTAATATTGCTAATGTTAATATATGCATGATCATCAAGTCGTAGTATATCCGTTTAAACTTTGAACTATTTAATcgatgtaattttttattttattttagcagCCAGTATACTAATTCGTTAGAGTAATTCCTCTCTGACAATTGTATACATTATGAAATTAATCATCTTAAGATTTGAAAATCATATTAAATCGGTAGGTCTCTTCCCATAAATTCTCATATGAATGATTTATGAATCGAACCGTAGATTAAGGAACTAGTTTTTTTTATCATCACTTAATTAGGAGCAAGttgattttaacttttaataatGACATTCTTCTTACACAACCGCCGTTCGTTAATTCTTATGTAATGTCTCGGTTGTTACTTGTTTCTATCATCTTTATCAGATTGCATAAGATCTCGAAAATGGCAATAAATATATACCACCCGGCTTGCTTGGGCAAACGAAATGTTCTTCTGGTATTCACACCAAGTGGCAATCTGAAAagctttttaatttctttatattATATGGCCACTAGTGCTTGTTTCATTGTCTGTTCACTCTGTTATAACTTTTTAATGCCTATGACTGTTGACTATCTTGTTTTCCCATTAGCTTGTGTTTGTCCAGCTTTGATGGGCCACCAATGTTGATTTTGTACTTTCAGACCTATTTATGAAACTTGAAACATTTGACAAAAAAAGTGTTCTTGTTGTAGTTGATCATTGTTAACTTTTTGCACTGTGCAGTCCTGTTctcgttcttcttcttgttgtaTTTGATCATTATTAACTTTATTTGTATATATGTGTGGTATATCAATTCTCTCATTTTAAAGTTAAATCATTATTAATTTTATGCGTATATCAATTCTCTCATTATTAGCTTTAGATCATTAAATTTCAGAGATGATGAAGTTTTTGGTTGATAAAGCAAGTATATTAGGAATGTTGTGCAACCAGAATCCAAAGTAGAGTCGCCGTTAATATTGTTAATGAGTTTAATCCAAATGAAATTGTTCGTGATCCAGGTCGTAGGAAACAAATTGATGAATATGCTCCGAATATTCAAAACGAAGTGAGGAAGACATTTGCCTCGTGGTTTTACCACGTACTATTGGTATGTTAATTTTTCTTGTCTTGTATTGTCATTTTTGAACGTGTCACGTGTAAATGAAATGTAACCCAGGTTAACTATATTTTTATTGGTAAAATGACGAGTCTTTTTCTATTTCagtttataattatttatatattgtgtTATATTTGAATTTACGGTTTTAAAATTTGTCCAGACTTCACAAAATTCCTAATTCAACTGCCGTCTCTAATCATTCTGCTCTTTATGTTTTTTCAGTTTTAAGTTGTGCTAAGTTTCACTTTTGAGTATATGTAAAGCTCTGCATAGTTAGTCAAAACTTATTCTTTTTCCTTAGTTTACCTTCTAGAGAGTTATTCTTGTAATTTATTCTTCTCTCTTCccattcaaatttaaattttctaTTCACTGTCCTGTCCTGATCCTACTCTCACACTGGAAATTACAAAGTAATTTACTAGCTAATAATTAAGGAGTAAGACTTTTTTCTGAACGTGTTTATAAGACTTAAAGACTTAATAAATTATTCTACAAAATCTacgaattaattaataaataattaaggtCCTCTTCCTAAATTCATTAAAT
This is a stretch of genomic DNA from Lotus japonicus ecotype B-129 chromosome 1, LjGifu_v1.2. It encodes these proteins:
- the LOC130729901 gene encoding protein SRG1-like — protein: MDREMVTKLATSLAVPSVQELAKQPITKVPEQYVRPNQEPPVIFNTISLPQVPVIDFNKLFSEDDGTELERLDHACKEWGFFQLINHGVNPSLVEKMKMDVQKFFNLPKEEKKVFSQKPGEIEGLGQMFIASEETKLEWADLFFIVTLPQNIRNPHLFPNLPQPFRDHLERYALELKNLYVTILEFMAKALKFQPSELPELFEEGCHQAMRMNYYPPCPQPEKVMGLNPHSDSSILTLLLQVNEIVGLEVRKDGRWIPVKPLPNAFIINVGDSLEIMTNGIYRSIEHRATVNSEKERISIATFQTPRLNAFIGPAPSLVTPERPAMFNRISVEDFYKRYFSDMLQGKSHINALRNKNE